GGAGGTGACTCTCGACAAAAAGGCCAACGATGCTCTTCTTCGGAAACTCGACTTTTTCCTGATGCCTTTGGTCTCCTTTCTGTACTCTTTGTTCTACATTGACAAGGCCTGCAATGGTTATGCAGCAGTTATGGGAATTAAAACCGACATGAACATGGTCGGTAACCAGTACGCATGGACCTCCTCAGCTTTCTACTTGGGATACCTATGTTTCCAGCCGATTGCCGGCTACACGCTCCAACGATTCCCTCTTTCGAGAACATTCAGTATATACATGTTCTCGTGGGCAGTCATCATTTGCCTACAAGCTTCTAATCACAGCTACGCAGCGTTCATATTTTTAAGAACACTTCTGGGCTGCTCGGAAGCATCTGCCTCTGTCTTCACCACTATTCTGACGTCTCAGTACTACCGCAAAAAAGAGGCGTTTTTGAGAGTGTCCTTTTGGCTCAGTACCGCTGGGTTTGGAGTTTTCTTTGGGTCGTTGATGTCTTACGGTATAGCTATTCGAGCAGACCAGTTTTCGATCGAGCCTTGGAAAATCTTGTTTATTGTGGTGGGGCTTATATCGCTGACGACCGGAATAATTGTCTTTATTCATATTCCAAACACTCCTGGTGAAGCATGGTTCTTgtccaaaaaagagaaactGCTTGTGGTGGAGAGACTGAGAGAGAACTtccaaggttttggaaacaaaaagTTCAAAAGATACCAGTGCATCGAGGCTCTGCTCGACGTGAAAACCTGGCTATTCTTTTTCTACGCCGTGTCGTTCAACATTCCCAACGGTGGAATCAGCTCTTTCGGAtcaatcttgttgaactccGACCTCGGATACTCCGCTACCGACGCATTGCTCTACGGATGTCCTCAGGGAGTGGTGGAATTTATTGGACTTCCTATTATCGCGTATCTGATCCAAAGATACAACTGGCCACGGTTGCTGACCACGAGTATAGTTATTGTGGTGTGCCTTCCGTTTGCTTGTATGCTTGCTTTCTGTGAAGCAACGCACGCAAAGCTCGCTGGTTACTATCTGTTGAACCTGATGCAAATTGGACCTATTGGATGTTTCTCTTATTTCGCTAGCAACACGCCTGGCCACACGAAGAAAATCACTGTCACTGGAGTTTATCTGATTGGATACTGTGTTGGCAATCTTATTGGTCCCCAGACCTACCGCGCTTCAGATGCTCCTCACTACGTG
The sequence above is a segment of the Ogataea parapolymorpha DL-1 chromosome I, whole genome shotgun sequence genome. Coding sequences within it:
- a CDS encoding putative transporter, yielding MSEKETATHNLDEVSSVENREWADVDQAMALAKESKEVTLDKKANDALLRKLDFFLMPLVSFLYSLFYIDKACNGYAAVMGIKTDMNMVGNQYAWTSSAFYLGYLCFQPIAGYTLQRFPLSRTFSIYMFSWAVIICLQASNHSYAAFIFLRTLLGCSEASASVFTTILTSQYYRKKEAFLRVSFWLSTAGFGVFFGSLMSYGIAIRADQFSIEPWKILFIVVGLISLTTGIIVFIHIPNTPGEAWFLSKKEKLLVVERLRENFQGFGNKKFKRYQCIEALLDVKTWLFFFYAVSFNIPNGGISSFGSILLNSDLGYSATDALLYGCPQGVVEFIGLPIIAYLIQRYNWPRLLTTSIVIVVCLPFACMLAFCEATHAKLAGYYLLNLMQIGPIGCFSYFASNTPGHTKKITVTGVYLIGYCVGNLIGPQTYRASDAPHYVPAKIAIVVCLAVASSCILGVYLLCRRENKRRDRMEEARPELAPENIEFSDLTDKENIFFRYTL